One genomic window of Myxococcaceae bacterium includes the following:
- a CDS encoding DUF3516 domain-containing protein — translation MLDVFLEKIQKPGFELYPAQEEAILEIFLGHNVILSTPTGSGKSTVALAAHYKALQEGKRSFYTCPIKALVSEKFFALCDFFGPECVGMMTGDASVNSEAPIICCTAEILANLALRLGSDCGVDFVVMDEFHYYSDPERGMAWQIPLLTLSKTKFLLMSATLGDSETIQQELEELNGVPTIVVKSSDRPVPLDYAYRETPIHETLSDLIHSKKYPIYVVNFTQRECAIEAQNAMSVNISSREEKKQIEAYFEGFRFDTPFGKEMRRYLSHGIGLHHAGILPKYRLLVEKLAQTGLLKIIMGTDTLGVGVNIPIRSVLFTKLCKFDGFKTGILSVRDFKQIAGRAGRKGFDEQGSVLCQAPEHVIENKRQEMRFSADAKQKKKIVRKSAPTANYVHWDSKTFERLIEQPPEALISRFQVTHGLIMTLLQGHPSNANPGYRELVRMIAQCHETSKSKSKLRKQSAILLKSLVHAKLVSFVNNRLTGRRLVVNETLQHDFSLHHTLSLYLLDTLKQMDADSPEYALDVLSLTEAILENPRIILTKQVDKLKSAKLAEMRQQGLEYEERMAELEKMEHPKPLRDFIYNTYNAFEDQHPWLKGDNIQPKSVAREMIENLSAFNEYVKEYGLERSEGVFLRYLSMVYKAYTQTIPEPYQNDSFNEVASLLKAVVLKTDSSLLNEWENLLRPQTPSSEIELRPQWVFNEKQFRAEVRAIVLQLVGALGRKDFEEAASIIPYDYEKALHAYFEQHERILSNHQARFPIYTRFEKVSDYRYRVKQVILDPQSEHDWYLDFLAEQCPGASLPTVSLEEINR, via the coding sequence ATGTTAGATGTTTTTTTGGAAAAAATTCAAAAGCCAGGATTCGAACTTTATCCGGCCCAAGAAGAAGCCATCTTAGAAATATTTTTGGGGCATAATGTCATCCTAAGCACCCCAACGGGTTCTGGGAAGTCGACCGTGGCTCTTGCCGCGCATTACAAAGCGCTGCAAGAAGGAAAGAGATCTTTTTATACCTGCCCAATCAAAGCACTCGTGAGCGAGAAATTCTTTGCTCTTTGCGATTTTTTTGGTCCAGAGTGTGTGGGGATGATGACCGGTGATGCTTCGGTGAATTCGGAAGCTCCCATCATTTGCTGTACGGCTGAAATTTTGGCGAACCTCGCTCTAAGACTCGGTTCCGATTGTGGAGTGGATTTTGTCGTGATGGATGAGTTTCACTATTATTCCGATCCAGAACGAGGAATGGCTTGGCAAATTCCTCTATTAACCCTGTCAAAGACAAAATTTCTTCTGATGTCAGCAACGTTGGGAGATTCTGAAACGATTCAACAAGAGCTTGAAGAATTGAATGGGGTTCCGACGATCGTTGTAAAAAGCAGCGATCGGCCGGTTCCATTGGATTATGCTTATCGTGAAACTCCGATTCATGAGACTTTATCTGACTTAATCCATTCAAAAAAATACCCGATTTACGTGGTTAATTTTACTCAGCGCGAATGTGCCATCGAGGCGCAAAACGCGATGAGTGTCAACATTTCTTCCCGGGAAGAGAAGAAGCAAATCGAAGCATACTTTGAGGGATTTCGCTTTGATACCCCCTTTGGAAAAGAAATGAGGCGCTATCTCAGTCATGGCATTGGTTTGCATCACGCGGGTATTTTGCCCAAATACCGACTTCTCGTTGAGAAGCTGGCTCAGACCGGTTTGCTCAAGATTATCATGGGCACCGATACTCTTGGGGTCGGTGTAAATATCCCGATACGAAGCGTTCTATTTACGAAACTATGTAAATTTGATGGCTTCAAGACAGGTATCTTGAGTGTTCGAGACTTTAAGCAAATAGCAGGTCGAGCTGGACGCAAAGGTTTTGATGAGCAAGGCAGCGTGCTTTGCCAAGCTCCTGAGCACGTCATTGAGAATAAGCGACAAGAAATGCGATTCAGTGCGGATGCGAAGCAAAAAAAGAAGATCGTTAGGAAGTCTGCACCGACTGCAAACTACGTTCATTGGGACTCAAAGACCTTTGAGCGATTGATCGAGCAGCCTCCCGAAGCGCTTATTTCTCGTTTTCAGGTGACGCATGGACTGATCATGACCTTGCTTCAAGGGCATCCATCCAATGCGAATCCCGGTTATCGTGAGCTGGTTCGAATGATTGCTCAGTGTCACGAAACATCGAAATCAAAATCGAAGCTCCGAAAGCAGTCCGCGATTTTGCTGAAATCTCTCGTTCATGCAAAACTTGTCTCCTTCGTGAATAATCGGCTTACGGGAAGAAGGCTGGTGGTAAACGAAACGCTTCAGCACGATTTTTCTTTGCATCACACCCTGTCTCTTTATCTTCTGGATACTTTGAAACAGATGGATGCGGATAGTCCGGAATATGCCCTAGACGTATTGAGCTTAACGGAAGCGATCCTCGAGAATCCTCGTATCATTTTGACCAAGCAAGTTGATAAGCTTAAATCCGCTAAATTGGCTGAAATGCGGCAGCAAGGATTGGAATACGAAGAACGAATGGCCGAACTTGAAAAAATGGAACATCCAAAACCGTTGAGAGATTTTATTTATAATACTTACAATGCCTTTGAAGATCAGCATCCCTGGTTAAAAGGTGACAACATTCAGCCTAAATCCGTTGCGCGCGAGATGATCGAAAATTTAAGCGCATTCAACGAATACGTCAAAGAGTATGGGCTTGAGCGGAGTGAGGGTGTGTTCTTACGCTATTTATCGATGGTTTATAAAGCGTATACTCAAACGATACCAGAGCCCTATCAGAATGACTCTTTTAACGAAGTGGCCTCGCTGTTAAAAGCCGTGGTGCTGAAAACCGATTCCAGTTTGCTGAACGAATGGGAGAATTTGCTTCGCCCACAAACGCCCTCTTCTGAGATTGAGCTTCGCCCACAGTGGGTGTTCAATGAAAAACAGTTCCGTGCAGAGGTTCGGGCGATTGTGCTTCAGCTTGTTGGAGCTCTTGGCCGTAAAGATTTCGAGGAAGCAGCAAGCATTATCCCATACGATTATGAGAAAGCTTTGCACGCATACTTTGAACAGCATGAACGGATTCTGAGCAATCATCAAGCGCGCTTCCCAATTTATACGCGTTTTGAGAAAGTATCCGACTACCGATACCGCGTGAAGCAAGTGATCTTGGATCCACAATCGGAGCATGATTGGTATTTGGATTTCTTAGCGGAGCAATGTCCAGGAGCTAGTCTGCCCACTGTAAGCCTGGAGGAGATCAATCGCTGA
- a CDS encoding sigma-70 family RNA polymerase sigma factor: protein MSHPKTKNEPNQLIKRSSVALPNAQGEWVRGAESGGDLYATFVRQATRISRLSDEEERTLGLRVRDVRDQEAAKKLVSHNMRLAIKIAHQYRRSWTSRMDLIQEALAGMSIAATKWDPDQNTRFGTYAVFWMKAQLSRFLLTNSRLIHTGNTRSGRRIYFALPEVRRELVAKGLEPTPERIAERLNEDLAEVESVLARLESKETSLSAIQDEVLFSQEENPESQTARREIQKTIHQLIETFERSLSDPRDLAIWQEHLIAHEPFNLVELGKRFGVSKQRMGQLADRLKKAFRRHVIDTLGPNTQLSWLFSEDSVQ from the coding sequence ATGTCGCACCCAAAGACCAAGAACGAGCCCAATCAATTAATCAAGCGTTCTAGCGTAGCGCTTCCAAATGCTCAAGGAGAATGGGTCCGAGGGGCCGAATCTGGCGGTGATCTCTACGCCACTTTTGTTCGCCAAGCGACTCGTATTTCCAGGCTTTCTGACGAAGAAGAACGTACCTTAGGCTTGAGAGTGCGAGATGTTCGCGATCAAGAAGCAGCCAAGAAGCTTGTTTCACACAATATGCGCCTTGCGATCAAAATTGCTCATCAATATCGGCGCTCTTGGACGAGTCGAATGGATTTGATTCAGGAAGCTTTAGCCGGGATGAGCATTGCTGCAACAAAGTGGGATCCGGATCAAAATACTCGATTTGGGACCTACGCTGTTTTTTGGATGAAGGCGCAATTAAGTCGTTTTTTGCTGACCAACTCTCGCTTGATTCATACGGGCAATACGCGTTCGGGGAGAAGAATCTATTTTGCACTCCCGGAGGTACGCAGAGAGTTGGTTGCGAAAGGCTTAGAGCCCACGCCGGAACGAATTGCAGAGCGCCTGAATGAAGATTTGGCTGAAGTTGAGTCGGTATTAGCACGACTGGAAAGCAAAGAGACCAGCCTTTCGGCGATCCAAGATGAAGTGCTTTTCTCACAGGAAGAAAATCCTGAATCACAGACTGCGCGAAGAGAAATCCAGAAGACCATTCATCAGCTGATTGAAACCTTTGAACGTAGCTTGAGTGATCCAAGAGACTTAGCGATTTGGCAAGAACATTTGATCGCTCATGAGCCCTTCAATCTGGTTGAATTGGGCAAGCGATTTGGCGTTTCAAAGCAGAGAATGGGGCAACTGGCTGATCGACTCAAGAAGGCTTTTCGCAGGCACGTCATCGATACCTTAGGCCCAAATACACAACTGTCTTGGCTATTTAGCGAAGATTCAGTACAGTAG
- a CDS encoding HD domain-containing protein produces MSVQIRDSIHGSIPIEPCELRLIDHPAFQRLRNIRQLGFADLAFPGATHSRYSHSLGAMHLATRIFDHVFSQIEVEIQERARMRQALRLAVLLHDLGHTPLSHSLESRLSSGNNHEDITRQLIQNSSFSLCLRKEFECAEIGPDEIISLDFKIGGIDFQPILQQMVSSECDADRMDYLQRDSFYCGVNYGKFDADWLISNLVPVYQENQVYLGIRSKALYSFEDFLLSRYHMFASVYLHHTPVIFEKMLVRYFEDCPDEFVIPVDLEKFIQIDDTDVWMHLKSSQNVWAERIVQRKPYRLISDERTPEEHQAICHQLASQSIDFIASESKNAISKYFEGSSQPLYVQTKRGDLVPLNQYSELYQRYQKPVHFNRIYVAPKDQERAQSINQAF; encoded by the coding sequence ATGTCCGTACAAATTCGCGACTCCATCCATGGATCTATTCCAATCGAGCCCTGTGAACTTCGCCTGATCGATCACCCGGCTTTTCAACGATTGAGAAATATTCGCCAGTTAGGCTTTGCTGATTTGGCTTTTCCAGGAGCAACGCATTCCCGCTACAGCCATAGCTTGGGCGCGATGCATTTAGCCACTCGTATTTTTGATCACGTTTTTTCTCAGATTGAAGTAGAAATTCAAGAACGAGCGCGGATGCGGCAAGCCCTACGCCTTGCCGTATTGCTGCACGACTTGGGGCATACTCCTCTCTCGCATTCATTGGAATCGCGCTTGTCTTCGGGGAACAATCACGAAGACATCACTCGGCAGTTGATTCAAAATTCTTCCTTTAGCCTTTGTCTCAGGAAAGAGTTTGAGTGTGCTGAAATCGGCCCGGATGAGATTATTTCGCTCGATTTTAAAATCGGAGGCATCGATTTTCAACCCATCTTGCAGCAGATGGTGAGTTCGGAATGCGATGCCGATCGCATGGATTATCTGCAAAGAGACAGCTTTTACTGCGGAGTGAATTACGGAAAATTTGACGCAGATTGGCTGATCAGCAATCTCGTACCCGTTTATCAAGAAAATCAGGTTTATTTAGGGATTCGCTCAAAAGCATTGTATAGTTTTGAGGACTTTCTATTGTCTCGTTATCATATGTTTGCCAGTGTTTACCTGCATCATACGCCTGTGATTTTCGAGAAAATGCTTGTGCGCTATTTCGAAGACTGCCCAGATGAGTTTGTGATTCCGGTTGACCTTGAAAAATTCATTCAGATCGATGATACCGACGTATGGATGCATTTGAAAAGCAGTCAAAACGTATGGGCTGAACGAATCGTGCAAAGAAAGCCCTATCGGTTGATCTCAGACGAACGAACCCCGGAAGAACATCAGGCGATCTGCCATCAATTAGCTTCCCAATCAATTGACTTTATAGCGTCTGAATCCAAAAATGCCATTTCGAAGTATTTCGAAGGCTCCAGTCAGCCGCTTTACGTTCAAACCAAGCGCGGAGATTTAGTTCCTCTGAACCAGTATAGTGAGCTGTATCAACGTTACCAAAAACCAGTACACTTTAACCGAATTTATGTCGCACCCAAAGACCAAGAACGAGCCCAATCAATTAATCAAGCGTTCTAG
- a CDS encoding MCE family protein, translating into MGIVITMVAIFLIGKENHLFDRSAHINAYFENVSGLGVGADVMIAGVLVGYVDQIGFPGFYKQSAQSFGKIKVVIRLPYNKLPWLRTDSIARIDSKGLLGDKIINMSLGSPGRPELVDQDTVKTMESLDLSTAMEKAEDVLQHVTEAVQLVQDFMKSFTAQGGDQSLVAIAKSLESIMKAVETGPGLLNRLIFSKQAADDFENSIAGIDQILRSVQRGPSLIHSLAFDPKGAELLDNLSAMAQGTKEGQGTMGRLLNDPSLYDEMKLLLGNVRRNEILKGLIRYSLRQKELMVERQP; encoded by the coding sequence ATGGGCATCGTTATCACCATGGTGGCCATCTTCTTGATTGGAAAAGAAAATCACTTGTTTGATCGGTCTGCGCACATCAATGCCTATTTTGAGAATGTTTCTGGGCTTGGGGTGGGAGCGGACGTCATGATTGCAGGGGTCTTGGTCGGGTACGTCGATCAAATCGGATTTCCAGGTTTCTACAAACAATCGGCGCAGAGCTTTGGCAAGATCAAGGTCGTGATACGACTTCCCTACAACAAACTTCCATGGCTTCGAACCGATTCAATCGCTCGAATTGATAGCAAGGGTTTGTTGGGTGATAAAATAATCAACATGAGCTTGGGAAGTCCTGGTAGGCCTGAGCTGGTGGACCAAGATACGGTCAAGACGATGGAATCCTTAGACTTGAGTACAGCGATGGAAAAAGCCGAAGATGTCCTCCAGCATGTCACGGAAGCCGTTCAGCTGGTCCAAGACTTCATGAAGAGCTTTACGGCCCAAGGAGGTGACCAATCGCTTGTGGCGATTGCTAAATCGCTTGAGAGCATCATGAAAGCCGTTGAAACGGGACCCGGTTTGCTCAATCGTCTTATCTTCAGCAAGCAAGCGGCGGACGATTTTGAAAACTCGATTGCGGGGATCGATCAAATCTTACGCTCGGTACAAAGAGGTCCTAGCTTGATTCACTCTTTGGCTTTCGATCCCAAAGGTGCTGAGCTTCTAGATAATCTGAGTGCGATGGCTCAGGGTACCAAAGAAGGGCAAGGAACGATGGGTCGTTTGCTGAATGATCCTTCTCTCTACGACGAAATGAAACTGCTTCTTGGAAACGTTCGACGAAATGAGATATTGAAAGGTTTAATTCGCTACTCGCTTCGTCAGAAAGAATTGATGGTGGAGCGTCAGCCGTGA
- the bamD gene encoding outer membrane protein assembly factor BamD: MFVFRLFLPLLLMSCATGKLAQKSDVYLDNAKICYEQAEKALANESYEEAIRGFEEVRSKYPYSQYAALSDLRLADTYFSQEKWLEAADAYDFYLRFHPRHEMNPYAWFQVAQCYYKAVPKNFFLFPKSYLKDQTATQEALDAIRRYLSQYPEGQYAGEAERMQMGIREQLAQRDLAIARHYAKRQKWNAVRARLKNIVESYPDTEASKLAKAERLRYLGEVEPLGGDMVSTEDKNEK; this comes from the coding sequence ATGTTTGTTTTTCGTCTTTTTTTACCGCTGCTTTTGATGTCTTGTGCCACCGGTAAGCTGGCTCAAAAATCCGATGTTTATCTGGATAATGCCAAGATCTGCTATGAGCAAGCTGAGAAGGCCCTGGCAAACGAATCCTACGAAGAAGCGATTCGAGGCTTTGAAGAAGTTCGCAGCAAGTACCCTTATTCCCAATACGCGGCACTGAGTGATCTGCGCCTAGCGGATACCTATTTTTCACAGGAGAAATGGCTGGAAGCGGCCGATGCTTACGATTTCTATCTTCGATTTCATCCACGTCATGAAATGAATCCTTACGCTTGGTTCCAAGTGGCACAGTGCTATTACAAAGCCGTTCCTAAGAATTTCTTTCTTTTTCCAAAGAGCTATCTCAAAGATCAAACTGCCACGCAAGAAGCGCTGGACGCGATTCGACGCTACCTAAGCCAATATCCTGAAGGTCAATACGCGGGTGAGGCTGAGCGTATGCAAATGGGTATTCGAGAACAATTGGCTCAGCGTGACTTGGCCATTGCGCGTCATTATGCCAAGCGTCAAAAATGGAATGCGGTGCGAGCCCGATTAAAGAACATTGTCGAATCTTATCCAGATACGGAAGCGTCGAAGCTTGCTAAAGCAGAGCGATTGAGGTACCTTGGGGAAGTGGAGCCTCTTGGGGGCGATATGGTTTCGACGGAGGATAAGAACGAAAAATAG
- a CDS encoding DNA-directed RNA polymerase subunit omega — translation MARVTVEDCLKVVENRFALVLLASARARQLMKGSHSLVDASKNNEQVTALREVAAEKVRFDRSIREVLETSLCELDRQHEEFRSVQV, via the coding sequence ATGGCCCGTGTAACCGTTGAAGATTGTCTTAAAGTCGTAGAAAATCGTTTTGCACTTGTTTTGTTGGCTTCGGCTCGGGCTCGCCAGCTGATGAAAGGGAGCCATTCTTTGGTGGATGCTTCCAAAAACAACGAACAGGTTACAGCGCTTCGTGAAGTGGCCGCTGAAAAGGTCCGTTTCGATCGGTCGATTCGGGAGGTTTTAGAAACTTCGCTGTGTGAGCTCGATCGGCAGCACGAAGAATTCCGTAGCGTTCAGGTTTGA
- a CDS encoding SurA N-terminal domain-containing protein encodes MRFLFFAILTSAHAEILDRPLAMVNGEPILQSEVSEPSDLDSAIDSVLMNQELKKSRLEPSEREIESAVQSILSQNRITFSHFEQMLKENGMTLLQYREVIRNSLKKRNLIQSKIKPRLRLPPEIRVDADQATFSSLAEANFAISTNSVLFRSIGEISRKDLKPTLARVVFGLKVGQISRPLPTENGFVVYKVSKRIEIPLEKINPGRYEQEIEMAFKRHLKELRASAYIERK; translated from the coding sequence GTGCGCTTTCTATTTTTCGCCATCTTGACTTCAGCTCACGCGGAAATCTTGGACCGTCCTTTGGCCATGGTCAACGGCGAGCCTATCTTGCAGAGCGAAGTGAGCGAGCCAAGTGATCTTGACTCTGCCATTGATTCTGTTTTGATGAACCAAGAACTCAAGAAATCAAGACTAGAGCCGAGTGAACGCGAAATTGAATCTGCGGTTCAAAGTATTCTGAGTCAAAACCGCATAACATTTAGCCATTTTGAGCAAATGTTAAAAGAGAATGGTATGACTTTGCTTCAGTACCGAGAAGTTATCCGAAACTCTCTTAAAAAGCGCAATTTAATTCAAAGTAAAATTAAACCCCGCTTAAGACTGCCCCCTGAAATCCGCGTGGATGCTGATCAGGCAACCTTTTCCTCTCTTGCTGAGGCGAACTTTGCTATTTCCACAAATTCTGTCTTGTTTAGGTCCATTGGAGAAATTAGCCGAAAAGATCTGAAACCAACCTTGGCTCGTGTTGTCTTTGGTTTAAAAGTAGGCCAAATTTCCAGACCTTTACCCACAGAAAATGGATTTGTGGTTTATAAAGTCAGCAAAAGAATCGAAATCCCTCTTGAGAAAATAAACCCTGGACGATACGAACAGGAGATCGAGATGGCTTTTAAGCGACATTTAAAAGAATTACGGGCATCCGCCTATATTGAGAGAAAGTGA
- a CDS encoding zinc ABC transporter substrate-binding protein, whose protein sequence is MKFFLLPFLALTSIAAPMKVVTTLPILKNMVEAVGGNRVTVQSLAEPNQDAHFVQPKPTFMKKVRHADAFVEVGLELELWAQKVIDSAGNPKLQMSQPGRIIASAGIATLEIPSVLTRQMGDVHPYGNPHIWLDPIRVKKMAKNIANGLALVDPSGKATYEANLKLFETKIDQSMIGWEKTAQSIQNKKLVTYHSSWIYFAKRFGFEIVGQIEDKPGIPPSPKHRDEIITLMNETGTRIVLAELFYDQIPSQYIAKRTNAKLVRVPIDVGAIPEAKDYFALISYLLQRLSE, encoded by the coding sequence ATGAAATTTTTTCTTCTTCCTTTTTTAGCGCTGACTTCCATCGCTGCTCCGATGAAAGTTGTAACGACTCTTCCGATACTCAAAAATATGGTGGAAGCCGTTGGCGGCAACCGTGTCACCGTACAAAGCCTCGCAGAGCCAAACCAGGATGCACACTTTGTTCAACCCAAGCCAACGTTCATGAAGAAAGTTCGTCATGCAGACGCTTTCGTTGAAGTGGGTCTTGAGCTCGAACTTTGGGCTCAAAAAGTGATCGATAGCGCTGGGAATCCCAAGCTTCAAATGAGTCAACCAGGCCGAATCATCGCTTCGGCAGGAATCGCTACGCTCGAAATTCCGAGCGTGCTAACAAGACAAATGGGAGATGTACACCCGTATGGAAATCCTCATATCTGGCTAGACCCGATTCGAGTCAAAAAAATGGCCAAGAATATTGCGAACGGTCTTGCTTTGGTAGACCCATCTGGAAAAGCAACCTACGAAGCCAATCTAAAGTTATTCGAGACAAAAATCGATCAATCGATGATCGGCTGGGAGAAAACCGCTCAATCCATCCAAAACAAGAAATTGGTCACTTATCATAGCAGCTGGATTTATTTCGCAAAAAGATTTGGATTCGAAATCGTCGGTCAAATTGAAGATAAGCCCGGCATTCCCCCTTCTCCTAAACACCGTGATGAAATCATCACTTTGATGAACGAAACAGGAACCCGCATTGTTTTGGCAGAATTGTTTTACGATCAAATCCCGAGCCAATACATTGCCAAACGAACGAACGCGAAGCTTGTCCGCGTACCCATCGATGTAGGAGCGATTCCAGAAGCCAAAGACTACTTTGCCCTCATCAGCTACTTGCTTCAGCGGCTTAGTGAGTAG
- a CDS encoding NYN domain-containing protein, with the protein MRVALFFDGKNFYSGWREAARGRRIDFVKLAEWLVEKAKGTSLWGAYYYTAIDENGLTLNDAQNKLSGFLDMLETQPGFFVHTFKRKIGSLSCQSCSAENRYFVEKEVDTSMVAHMVRLAATDSYDVLILMSGDADYAPAIDAVRALGKQAYIASWGGAGVSKRIRNVAFDHIDMLNGISQFEREANEDDLYADYLDADEFTTEIEVITGDESMDAFLAELEQAQSKFSGGYVGLGYFLTRWRSTHLDTTPDVRRRVLDKLLAEGFVETYNAPDGALAIRVSDHLEHEV; encoded by the coding sequence ATGCGCGTTGCACTCTTTTTTGATGGAAAAAACTTTTACTCAGGCTGGCGAGAAGCCGCACGAGGAAGAAGAATCGATTTTGTTAAACTAGCAGAATGGCTCGTTGAGAAAGCGAAAGGAACCTCTCTTTGGGGAGCGTACTATTACACAGCTATCGACGAAAATGGCTTGACGCTTAATGATGCTCAGAACAAGTTATCCGGTTTCTTGGATATGCTAGAGACCCAACCGGGATTCTTTGTTCACACTTTCAAACGCAAAATCGGTTCTCTCTCTTGCCAAAGTTGCAGCGCAGAGAATCGGTACTTTGTTGAGAAAGAAGTGGATACGAGCATGGTAGCTCATATGGTTCGTTTAGCCGCTACTGATTCTTACGATGTTTTGATTTTGATGTCGGGCGATGCCGACTACGCCCCTGCGATTGATGCGGTCAGAGCCCTTGGGAAACAGGCTTACATCGCTAGCTGGGGAGGAGCGGGTGTCAGCAAGCGCATCCGGAATGTTGCATTTGATCACATCGACATGTTGAATGGAATCTCTCAGTTTGAGCGAGAAGCAAACGAAGACGACCTTTACGCAGACTATTTGGACGCAGACGAGTTCACTACAGAGATTGAGGTCATTACGGGAGACGAATCCATGGATGCGTTTCTAGCAGAGCTCGAACAAGCCCAAAGTAAATTCAGCGGCGGTTATGTTGGACTTGGCTATTTCTTAACTCGATGGCGTTCGACGCATCTGGATACGACTCCTGATGTACGCAGACGCGTACTGGACAAACTCTTGGCAGAAGGTTTTGTTGAAACCTATAATGCACCCGATGGAGCCTTGGCTATTCGAGTTTCGGACCATCTGGAACATGAAGTCTAA
- a CDS encoding PilZ domain-containing protein codes for MPSIKKDIPTPGEPKLALTKKTRHLRAPIEIRVEITQGLQSFTSTSRNLALGGVSFESVTEFEVGSLINILLYIPVKKELELLKAASEVVWVEDQQGSWMMGAAFRKFAPGDQKRLREWLLECVRAQKEGRSIL; via the coding sequence ATGCCTTCTATTAAAAAAGATATCCCGACTCCTGGCGAACCTAAATTAGCGCTTACCAAGAAAACCCGGCATTTGAGAGCGCCGATTGAGATTCGAGTCGAGATTACGCAGGGCTTGCAATCTTTTACGTCTACTTCCAGGAATTTAGCTCTTGGAGGCGTGAGTTTTGAATCCGTCACTGAGTTTGAAGTGGGGAGCCTGATTAATATTCTCCTGTACATTCCCGTCAAAAAAGAACTTGAGCTTCTTAAAGCGGCTTCTGAAGTTGTTTGGGTAGAAGACCAGCAGGGCTCTTGGATGATGGGAGCGGCATTTCGTAAATTTGCACCCGGAGACCAGAAGCGGCTCAGAGAATGGTTGCTGGAGTGTGTTCGTGCTCAAAAGGAAGGACGTTCGATCCTATAG
- a CDS encoding ATP-binding cassette domain-containing protein: MAGKVAVSYISYQHVDKAFGQQVVCQNFSLDIQREDRLCIIGPSGTGKTVTIKMLIGLIEPDAGSIFFDGIDLASFTRDEQFLPVRKRIAMVFQGAALFDSMSVFENVAYGLHGHGLSAGEIRDRVQHKLELVGLQESMDKMPSELSGGMKKRVGLARAIATDPEVVLYDEPTAGLDPINTVRIVDLIIDLQEKLKSTVLMVTHDMPAVQRLATRVAFFYRGRVFAHGTYPELLRHEDSFVRGFLTANPALTDILAS, encoded by the coding sequence ATGGCAGGAAAAGTAGCCGTGAGCTATATTTCCTACCAACACGTTGATAAGGCCTTTGGGCAGCAAGTAGTTTGCCAGAATTTCTCGCTGGATATTCAGCGAGAGGATCGTCTCTGCATTATCGGCCCATCTGGAACAGGAAAAACCGTCACGATCAAGATGTTGATTGGCTTGATTGAGCCGGATGCCGGATCCATTTTTTTTGATGGGATCGATTTGGCATCGTTCACTCGAGATGAGCAGTTCTTGCCGGTCCGCAAGCGAATCGCGATGGTTTTTCAAGGAGCGGCACTTTTTGACTCTATGTCGGTATTTGAAAACGTGGCTTACGGGCTTCATGGGCACGGCTTATCCGCTGGCGAGATTCGAGATCGGGTACAGCATAAGTTGGAGCTGGTTGGTTTACAAGAATCGATGGATAAAATGCCTTCGGAACTTTCAGGAGGGATGAAAAAGCGCGTAGGTCTTGCTCGAGCGATTGCCACCGATCCCGAAGTCGTTCTCTACGATGAACCTACCGCAGGCTTAGATCCGATCAACACAGTTCGGATTGTTGATCTGATTATCGATCTGCAAGAAAAACTAAAATCCACTGTGTTGATGGTGACGCACGATATGCCAGCGGTTCAACGTTTAGCCACACGAGTCGCATTCTTTTATCGAGGACGTGTTTTTGCTCATGGAACCTATCCAGAGCTTCTGCGGCACGAGGATTCTTTTGTTCGTGGATTTTTAACTGCGAACCCAGCTTTAACTGATATATTGGCTTCGTGA